One region of Aminobacterium colombiense DSM 12261 genomic DNA includes:
- a CDS encoding aspartate-semialdehyde dehydrogenase: MRVAVVGATGEVGRTMVRVLEEQGVRPDELRLFASARSAGTSLSFCGNSCTVEELGTKVLKEGFDYLLFSAGSNVSKQYASIAAEAGSVVIDNSSAFRMTPDIPLVVPEINGDLLRGYRGIVANPNCSTIQMVLGLYEIHRRFGIKSIVVSTYQSVSGAGKNGINELESQISGHVEPKKFVRQIHLNVIPQIGAILENGFSEEEIKMVDETHKILQDDSIGIWATTVRVPVLYGHSETIWVETRKPASLDEVRKAIEASENVELTDQVISPLDGAGTDLVYVSRLRAFDDTRFLMWNVADNIRVGAATNAVRILKKHRALNARSFE; this comes from the coding sequence ATGAGGGTAGCAGTTGTAGGCGCGACAGGTGAAGTGGGACGGACAATGGTTCGGGTACTTGAAGAGCAGGGAGTTAGACCGGACGAACTTCGACTTTTTGCTTCTGCCAGATCAGCTGGAACATCTTTGTCCTTTTGTGGAAATTCCTGTACAGTTGAAGAGCTAGGGACTAAAGTCTTAAAAGAAGGTTTTGACTACCTTCTTTTCTCTGCTGGTTCCAATGTGTCGAAACAATATGCTTCCATAGCTGCAGAAGCGGGATCAGTCGTTATTGACAATTCATCCGCCTTTAGAATGACTCCTGATATCCCTCTCGTAGTTCCTGAAATTAACGGGGATCTCTTGCGAGGGTACAGAGGTATTGTGGCCAATCCAAACTGCTCCACGATTCAAATGGTTCTTGGGCTCTATGAAATTCATCGTCGTTTTGGAATAAAATCTATAGTTGTGAGCACCTATCAATCGGTATCTGGAGCGGGAAAAAATGGAATAAATGAACTCGAGAGTCAAATTTCAGGCCATGTGGAGCCTAAAAAATTCGTTCGTCAAATTCATCTCAACGTAATTCCTCAGATTGGGGCAATTCTGGAAAATGGATTCTCGGAAGAAGAGATAAAAATGGTTGATGAAACTCATAAGATTTTGCAGGACGATTCTATAGGCATTTGGGCCACCACGGTACGTGTTCCAGTACTTTACGGCCACTCGGAAACAATTTGGGTGGAAACGAGGAAGCCGGCATCTCTTGATGAGGTTCGAAAAGCCATAGAGGCGAGCGAAAACGTAGAATTGACAGATCAGGTGATCTCTCCTCTTGATGGCGCTGGAACAGATCTTGTCTATGTTTCCCGTCTTCGAGCTTTTGATGATACACGGTTTTTAATGTGGAATGTAGCGGATAATATTCGTGTTGGAGCGGCAACAAACGCCGTTCGCATCTTAAAGAAACATCGAGCTCTTAATGCTCGCAGCTTTGAATAG